A region of Eschrichtius robustus isolate mEscRob2 chromosome 19, mEscRob2.pri, whole genome shotgun sequence DNA encodes the following proteins:
- the LOC137752522 gene encoding LOW QUALITY PROTEIN: zinc finger and SCAN domain-containing protein 5B-like (The sequence of the model RefSeq protein was modified relative to this genomic sequence to represent the inferred CDS: substituted 2 bases at 2 genomic stop codons), translating to MAEDQTFFQGHGKLPKGPRSESPVSVPCQHTLMEKPDCDWETWHIRFRTFSSLEESDLVQDLKRLCELCHQWLRPDLHTKEQMMDKLVLEQFMICMLLECQVLVKESGVQSCKDMEDMLRNNQKPKKWTTVRIQGDEYLVRSLDIETFEVELSDTNDEKDLPRDPQSLVSEIPPKNGQQDQKGLLPEIIPETGELEGLTPKENLEKDLMEDMEETRTRQSQELELPKRREEEGATSLDKGHFSGQFGSHSVVSPSTVGPTSPPEGKEAKGRAPYXCRVCKKRFPYQSQVILHQRTHTGERPFRCNICAEGSMQSSDLXTHERIHTGEKPYCCDLCPKKLTHNSTLRAHKRTHTKEKPFRYEHCDKAFSHRWNLKVHRCTHSGLKPYMCPECHSAFRQLGSFKRHQKTHSK from the exons ATGGCTGAGGACCAGACATTTTTCCAGGGTCATGGAAAACTCCCCAAAGGCCCTAGATCAGAGTCACCAGTGTCTGTGCCATGCCAACACACACTTATGGAAAAGCCAGACTGTGACTGGGAGACGTGGCACATTCGCTTCAGAACATTTAGCAGCTTGGAGGAATCCGACCTCGTCCAGGATCTGAAGAGACTCTGTGAGCTCTGCCATCAGTGGCTGAGGCCAGATCTTCACACAAAGGAGCAGATGATGGACAAGCTAGTGCTGGAGCAGTTTATGATCTGCATGCTGCTGGAGTGCCAGGTCTTAGTCAAGGAGAGTGGAGTGCAGAGTTGCAAAGACATGGAGGACATGCTAAGAAATAATCAGAAACCCAAGAAATGG ACTACAGTTCGCATACAAGGAGATGAATATCTTGTGCGAAGCTTGGATATTGAGACGTTTGAAGTTGAGCTCAGTGACACCAACGATGAGAAAGACCTACCCAGGGATCCCCAATCCCTTGTTAGTGAGATACCTCCAAAGAATGGCCAGCAG GACCAGAAAGGTCTCCTGCCAGAGATCATTCCTGAAACAGGTGAACTAGAGGGTCTGACACCCAAAGAAAACTTGGAGAAGGACCTGATGGAAGACATGGAAGAGACAAGAACCCGTCAGTCTCAAGAGCTTGAACTTCCAAAGCGTCGTG aagaagaaggagccaCATCTTTGGACAAAGGACATTTCTCAGGACAATTTGGGTCCCATTCTGTTGTTTCACCTAGCACAGTGGGACCAACCAGTCCTCCTGAGGGAAAAGAAGCCAAGGGACGGGCACCCTATTAATGTAGGGTATGCAAGAAGAGATTTCCTTATCAATCTCAGGTTATCCTTCACCAGAGGACACACACAGGAGAGAGACCCTTTCGATGCAATATCTGTGCCGAAGGGTCCATGCAGTCTTCCGACCTGTGAACTCACGAGCGTATCCACACAGGCGAGAAGCCATACTGCTGTGATCTCTGCCCCAAGAAGTTAACCCACAACTCCACGCTGCGTGCTCACAAGAGGACCCACACCAAGGAGAAGCCTTTCCGATATGAGCACTGCGACAAAGCCTTCAGCCACAGATGGAACCTCAAGGTTCACCGATGCACCCACTCTGGGCTCAAACCGTACATGTGCCCCGAGTGTCACAGCGCCTTCCGTCAGCTAGGAAGTTTCAAACGCCACCAGAAAACACATTCAAAATGA